One Ketobacter sp. MCCC 1A13808 DNA segment encodes these proteins:
- a CDS encoding DoxX family protein, producing the protein MKNLIDIHNACTLFLTQWVQPIFLLLLRFWLAWIFFKSGLTKISSIDSTLALFEYEYAVPIIPYDIAAWLSIIVELALPPLLAIGLACRPTALILLIFNAVAMISYPDISHAGVKEHELWQMGFLVIFIFGAGKLSVDAFLAKYLTIEKD; encoded by the coding sequence ATGAAAAATTTAATAGACATCCATAATGCTTGTACCCTCTTTTTAACCCAATGGGTGCAGCCGATTTTTTTACTCTTATTGCGATTTTGGCTCGCCTGGATTTTCTTTAAATCCGGCTTAACCAAGATTTCCAGCATTGATTCAACACTGGCTTTATTCGAATATGAATACGCTGTTCCTATTATTCCCTATGATATTGCGGCATGGTTATCCATCATAGTTGAATTAGCACTACCTCCTTTGCTTGCAATCGGGCTTGCATGTAGACCCACTGCATTAATACTTTTAATATTCAATGCAGTAGCCATGATTTCTTATCCTGACATTTCACACGCAGGGGTTAAAGAACATGAATTATGGCAAATGGGTTTTCTTGTTATTTTCATCTTTGGTGCGGGAAAACTTTCAGTTGATGCATTCTTAGCGAAATATTTAACTATTGAAAAGGATTAA